The genomic DNA CCGGTGACTACTTCACCACGCGCCTGGGCCGCGAGCCGATGGTGATGCTGCGCCACACCGACGGCTCGGTGCAGGTGCTCTACAACCGCTGCGCGCACAAGGGCGCGCGGATCGTGCCCGAAGGCAGCGGCAGCGTCGGCAAGTTCATGCGCTGCCTCTACCACGGCTGGGCCTACCACTGCGACGGCACCCTGCTGTCGGTGCCGCTGCGCAGCGGCTACGAGGACACCGCGCTCGACCTCCAGGACCCGCGGTTCTCGGTGCGCAAGGCCGCGCGCGTGGCGAGCTATCGCGGCTTCGTGTTCGCCAGTCTCGCGGCCGACGGCCCGGACCTGGAGACCTTCCTCGGCGGCGTCGCCACCTCGCTGGACAACTTCTGCGACCGCGCGCCCGACGGCGAGGTCGAAGTGGCCGGCGGCGTGCAGCGCGTGATCCAGCGCAACAACTGGAAGATCTTCTTCGAGAACCTGCACGACACCCTGCATGCCGTCGCCACGCACGAATCGTCTTGGCGCGCGGCCAAGGAAGAGTACGAATCCATGCCGCCCGGCACGCCCAAGCCCTTCGAGATCGTGATCGTCGACGGCAACGGCGAGCCGCTGGAGTTCTGGGAGAAGCTCGAACTCAAGGGCTACGACCGCGGCCATGGCTACATGGAAGGCATCTTCACGCCGCCGACCGACCCGGTCAGCCTGGCTTACGTCGCGGCGCTCAAGGACAAGCAGGGCGAGGCGCGTGCCGATCAGATCCTGCGCGTGAACCGCCACAACACCATCGTCTACCCGAGCTGCTCGCCGCACACCTCCTTCCAGCAGATCCGCGTGATCCGCCCGCTGGCGGTGGACCGCACGCTGGTCGAGATCTTCACCTTCCGGCTCAAGGGCGCGCCCGACGCGACCTTCCAGCGCGCGCTCAAGTACACCAACGTGGTCAACTCGCCCTCCTCCAACGTGATGCCGGACGACCTCGAGGCCTACAACCGCGTGCAGGAAGGCCTGGGCTCCGACGGCGGCGACTGGGTCAGCCTGCACCGCGCCGCCGGCCGCGAGCAGCCGATCGAAGGCGGCCGCGCCTCCAACGGCAACAGCGAGATGCCGATGCGCAACATGTTCCAGGCCTGGGCCGGCTATATGCGCGATGCGGGAGAAGCGTCATGAACTTCGCGAGCTGGCAGGAGCAGCAGCAGATCACGCAGTTCCTGCACCACGAGGCGCGCCTGCTCGACGAGCACCGCTGGGCCGAGTGGCAGGACCTGTTCACACCCGACGGGCTCTACTGGGTGCCGCTGGTCAAGGGCCAGACCGACCATGTCAACCATGCCTCGCTGTTCTGCGAGGACCGCATGCAGCGCTCGGTGCGCGCACGCCGGCTCGAACAGGCGCGCGCCTATTCGCAGCAGCCCGCCACGCGCACGGCCCACGTGATCGGCAACATCACGCTTGAATCGCAGGAGGATGCGGCGCTGGTGGTGTATTCGACCTTCCATCTGCTCGAATGGCGCAAGTTCGAGCAGCGCATGTTCGGCGGCACGGTGCTGCACACGCTGCAGCGCGAGGGCGACGACTTTCGCATCCGCATGAAGCGCGTCGACCTCATCAACTGCGATGCGCCGCACGAGGCACTGCAGGTGTTCCTGTGAAAGCCGCGCTGCTGGCCATGCATTACCAGAACGACGTGCTGCATCCCGAGGGCAAGGTGCGGGTCGGCGTCGCGGCCGACGATCCGAAGCGCAGCGAGCTCATCGACGCGGCGCTGCGGCTGATGCAGGGTGCGCGCGAGCACGGCGTGCCCGTGATCTCGGTGCGCATCGCCTTCGCGCCGGACTATTCGGATTGCCTCGCCAACTGCGAGCTGTTCCGCCGCACGGCGCAAGGCGGCGCGGTGCAGGAAGGCCGCTGGGGCTCGGCCTTCTTCGATGCGCTCGCGCCGTTGCCCGGCGAGGCCGTGGTCACGCACAAGCGCGACAACCCATTCTGGGCCACCGATCTCGACGAGGTGGTGCGGCGCACCGGCGCCACGCGGCTCTATGTCGCCGGCATCGCGACCAACTACGTGGTCGAGCACGGCGCGCGCCATGCGAGCGACCTCGGCTACGACGTCGCGGTGGTGGCCGACGCGTGCAGCACCGCCAAGCGGCATCTGCACGAGGCCAGCCTCGAAACCCTTTCGATGCTGGCGAGCATCGTGAACGTCGATGAGGCCCTGAAGCAGATGGCGGCGCACGCATGAGGCTGGACGGCAAGCTCGCCATCGTGACCGGCGCCGCCGCCATGCTCGGCAGTGCGATCGCGCGCACCCTGGTCGAGGCCGGCGCGCAGGTGATCGCCGCTGACATCGACGTCGATCGCGGCCGCGCGCTGCACGCATCGCTCGGGCCGCGCTGCCGCTTCGTCGCTTGCGACATCGCGTCCGATGCGGCGCTGGATGCGCTGATCGCCGAGGCGCTGCACGTCGGCGGCCGCATCGACTTCGTGGTCAACAACGCGGTGCTGTACGGCGACCGCGGCATGCAAGCCACGCGCGCCGAGTGGCTGCGCGCGCTCGATGTCAACCTCGTCTCGGGTGCGATGCTGGTGCAGAAGGCGGCCGATGAATTGGCGCGGCAGGCCGGCGCGGTGGTCAACTTCGGCAGCGTCGGCGGCAAGTTCGGCACGGTCGGCCGCGCGCTCTACCCGGCCGCCAAGGCCGCGATCCTGCAACTGACGCGCAACCAGGCCGCAAGCCTCGCGCCGCGGCGCGTGCGCGTGAACTCGGTGTCGCCCGGCTGGACCTGGTCGGACGCGTTGTCGCGCATGGCGGGCGGCGATCGCGCGCACGCGGACGCCGTCGCCGCGCGTTTTCATCCGCTGGGGCGGGCCGGCGATGCGCAGGACGTGGCGAAGGTCGTGCTGTTCCTGTGCTCCGACGCCGCGCGTTTCGTCACCGGTGCGGACATTCCGGTCGATGGCGGGTTCTCGATGCTGGGGCCGGACCAGGGGCGCTCGGCGGGTGACTGGTTCTCGGATTAGGTGCGGGTCGGCAAGGTGGTCACGGTTTGTGACCACCCCTAGAACAACGACCCGCTCTCGCTGTCCCGCCGCGCTCCCTCGATCGCCAGCATCCTGATCTTCGACGCCGCGCCGCCATGGGCCGAGAAGCCGCCGAACTTGCTGCCGGCCGCCAGCACGCGATGGCAGGGCACGACCGGCGCGAAAGGATTGAGCCCGAGTGCCTGGCCGACCGCGCGCGACAGGCCCTTGTCGCCGAGTTCGAGCGCGATCTCGCCATAGGTGCGGACCTGCCCGGGCGGGATGCGGCGCGCGATCGCGTAGACCTGCCGGTGGAATTCGCTGACGTGCTCGACGTCGAGCACGATCTCCATCAGGTCGCGCGGCTCGCCGTCGAGCAGCGCGCGGATCGCGGCCATCGCCTGCTGCACCTCGGCCGGCGGCGGCAGTTCGGGCAGCAAGGGAAAGCGCCCCTTCATGCGGCGCCGCGTGGCGGCTTCGTCGGCCTCGGGCAGCTGCACGCCGACCAGCCCGCGCGCGCCCCATGCGATGCCGCACGGCCCGATGGCCGTGTCGAACAGCGCGAAGCCGATGCCGTTCACGGCACCCGGTTCGTTGATCAGGCGGGACATGCCGCCGCCGGCTGCGAAGACATCGCCGACACGCTGCGCGCAATGGCATCGGCCAGCTTCGCCGTCACGCGCTGCGCGCCCGCCGCCAGCGCATCGAGGCCGCGATCGACCGGCTCCGACAGCGACAGCTGGCAGGCGCTCGACGGACCCTCGTCCGCACGGCGTACGGTCCAGCTGAAGCCGGCATCGACGCGGCTGTTCTCGACCGCGTCGAACTGGCGCAGCTGCACCGCGATGCGGACCACCGGCCGGCCGCGCGCCAGCCCGGACCTGGTGGCATCGACCGCGCCGAGCCGCCCGGCGATGCCGCTGGCCAGCGCGTCGCGCAGCTCGTTCTCGAACGAGGACGACCAGCGATGTTCCTCGAGGATGTCGACCTGCGGGCTGTCCGCCGCGCCCTTCTGCCGCACCACCATCTGCGGGCGCGCGAAGCGCTCCGGCATCGCCACGGGCGCAAGTTCGATGAAGAGCGGCGCGGCACCGGCCGCGGCGGGTGCGGACCGCAGTGTGTCGTCGGCCAGGCTGTAGTACTGCGGCGGCGGGCTGGCGCAGCCCGCCGCCAGGACCAGCACGGCGATCAGCGCCGCGGCGCGAGAGAGCATGGCTTTCATTTCTGCTTGTCCTCCGGCTTGCCGCGCAGCAGCGATTCGGGATGCCGTTCCAGGTAGTCGGTGAGCACGCGCAGCGAGCCGGCCGCGCGCGTGAGTTCCTGCAGCGTCTGGCGCAGGTCCTGCTGCAGCGGCGCGTCCTCGGCGACCGCCCTGCCCGCCGAGTCCAGCGTCTTCTGGGCCGAGTCGAGCGTCTTGCGCACGTCCTTCATCGCGGCGGTCATCTCAGGCGCGACGTCGTTGTTGAGGCTCTTCGTCAACTGCTCGGCGCTGACCAGCGTGGTGTTGAGCGTGCCCAGCGCACGGCG from Variovorax sp. PBL-E5 includes the following:
- a CDS encoding aromatic ring-hydroxylating dioxygenase subunit alpha, whose product is MDIDPSRLVQPDRVHKRVYTDPAIYELEMDRIFGRAWLYVGHESQVPRPGDYFTTRLGREPMVMLRHTDGSVQVLYNRCAHKGARIVPEGSGSVGKFMRCLYHGWAYHCDGTLLSVPLRSGYEDTALDLQDPRFSVRKAARVASYRGFVFASLAADGPDLETFLGGVATSLDNFCDRAPDGEVEVAGGVQRVIQRNNWKIFFENLHDTLHAVATHESSWRAAKEEYESMPPGTPKPFEIVIVDGNGEPLEFWEKLELKGYDRGHGYMEGIFTPPTDPVSLAYVAALKDKQGEARADQILRVNRHNTIVYPSCSPHTSFQQIRVIRPLAVDRTLVEIFTFRLKGAPDATFQRALKYTNVVNSPSSNVMPDDLEAYNRVQEGLGSDGGDWVSLHRAAGREQPIEGGRASNGNSEMPMRNMFQAWAGYMRDAGEAS
- a CDS encoding aromatic-ring-hydroxylating dioxygenase subunit beta, with translation MNFASWQEQQQITQFLHHEARLLDEHRWAEWQDLFTPDGLYWVPLVKGQTDHVNHASLFCEDRMQRSVRARRLEQARAYSQQPATRTAHVIGNITLESQEDAALVVYSTFHLLEWRKFEQRMFGGTVLHTLQREGDDFRIRMKRVDLINCDAPHEALQVFL
- a CDS encoding cysteine hydrolase family protein, with amino-acid sequence MKAALLAMHYQNDVLHPEGKVRVGVAADDPKRSELIDAALRLMQGAREHGVPVISVRIAFAPDYSDCLANCELFRRTAQGGAVQEGRWGSAFFDALAPLPGEAVVTHKRDNPFWATDLDEVVRRTGATRLYVAGIATNYVVEHGARHASDLGYDVAVVADACSTAKRHLHEASLETLSMLASIVNVDEALKQMAAHA
- a CDS encoding PqiC family protein — protein: MKAMLSRAAALIAVLVLAAGCASPPPQYYSLADDTLRSAPAAAGAAPLFIELAPVAMPERFARPQMVVRQKGAADSPQVDILEEHRWSSSFENELRDALASGIAGRLGAVDATRSGLARGRPVVRIAVQLRQFDAVENSRVDAGFSWTVRRADEGPSSACQLSLSEPVDRGLDALAAGAQRVTAKLADAIARSVSAMSSQPAAACPA
- a CDS encoding SDR family oxidoreductase, producing MRLDGKLAIVTGAAAMLGSAIARTLVEAGAQVIAADIDVDRGRALHASLGPRCRFVACDIASDAALDALIAEALHVGGRIDFVVNNAVLYGDRGMQATRAEWLRALDVNLVSGAMLVQKAADELARQAGAVVNFGSVGGKFGTVGRALYPAAKAAILQLTRNQAASLAPRRVRVNSVSPGWTWSDALSRMAGGDRAHADAVAARFHPLGRAGDAQDVAKVVLFLCSDAARFVTGADIPVDGGFSMLGPDQGRSAGDWFSD
- a CDS encoding methylated-DNA--[protein]-cysteine S-methyltransferase, whose amino-acid sequence is MSRLINEPGAVNGIGFALFDTAIGPCGIAWGARGLVGVQLPEADEAATRRRMKGRFPLLPELPPPAEVQQAMAAIRALLDGEPRDLMEIVLDVEHVSEFHRQVYAIARRIPPGQVRTYGEIALELGDKGLSRAVGQALGLNPFAPVVPCHRVLAAGSKFGGFSAHGGAASKIRMLAIEGARRDSESGSLF